In the Pseudomonadota bacterium genome, one interval contains:
- a CDS encoding serine hydrolase, with translation MKSTLLALMLATLVATAVSADDLEGVWSAYLDYGVPARIDIAIEHDDDGSWVAKIGETQAKGQQGDDGTVAFVTDMGTLRLYPQAATAYWVQPYLEMSGSAYANPVDLTADEEGTWRGMARPRPVHLRLDLVVQSTDAGLAANLRNPEYNMGRNMPAMRIEAHDDGTIAFRHEDNPPALHGTRAGDRMDLQFENIDERVTFVRTVTPRPGYAPRSQPVIALTPPAALDDGWLVAVPRSRGVDPDPLLALTQRVAEQDPGNLYGETVHTMVLTQGGVVVYEEGFFGHDPRVPHDTRSAGKSFSSTMVGLAIQQGYAISPSTTLADVFGDEIPASDKRKRAITAAHLMSMASGLDCDDGNYESPGNEDVMQSQQAQRDWIRYTLDLDMVRAPGEKAIYCSAGVNLASTMVARVTGRWLPEFFDQQFAKPLGIRHYHINLMPTGDMYVGGGVYMTARDLAKFGQLYLNDGVWNGERLLPEGWVGEAFSAVASINGPDDYGWNWWRQSFEVDGQRIEARYAAGNGGQLTFVLPQLDAVFVVQAGNYGNYGTWRRFRDEYLPDYVIPALLARSASTR, from the coding sequence GTGAAGAGCACCTTGCTTGCCCTGATGCTAGCAACATTAGTAGCCACCGCCGTGAGCGCTGACGACCTGGAAGGCGTTTGGAGCGCCTATCTCGACTACGGCGTGCCCGCCCGCATCGATATCGCGATCGAGCATGACGACGACGGCAGCTGGGTCGCCAAGATCGGGGAGACACAAGCCAAGGGCCAGCAAGGCGACGACGGCACCGTCGCGTTCGTGACCGACATGGGCACGTTGCGCCTCTACCCGCAGGCGGCGACCGCCTACTGGGTGCAGCCTTACCTCGAGATGTCAGGCTCGGCCTACGCCAATCCGGTCGACCTCACGGCTGACGAGGAGGGCACGTGGCGCGGCATGGCGCGTCCGCGCCCAGTGCACCTGCGCCTCGATCTTGTCGTGCAAAGCACGGACGCGGGCCTCGCGGCGAACTTGCGCAATCCCGAGTACAACATGGGCCGGAACATGCCCGCCATGCGCATCGAGGCGCATGACGACGGCACCATCGCCTTCCGCCACGAAGACAACCCGCCCGCCCTGCACGGCACCCGCGCCGGTGATCGGATGGACCTGCAGTTCGAAAACATCGACGAGCGCGTCACCTTCGTGCGCACGGTGACGCCTCGCCCCGGCTACGCCCCCCGGTCGCAACCGGTGATCGCGCTCACCCCGCCCGCAGCCCTCGATGATGGTTGGCTGGTCGCCGTTCCGCGCTCGCGCGGTGTCGACCCGGATCCGTTGCTGGCCCTCACCCAGCGCGTGGCCGAACAGGATCCTGGCAACCTGTACGGCGAAACCGTGCACACGATGGTGCTCACCCAGGGCGGCGTGGTGGTGTACGAGGAGGGCTTCTTCGGCCACGACCCGCGTGTGCCCCACGACACGCGTTCCGCCGGCAAGTCCTTCTCCTCCACGATGGTCGGCCTGGCGATCCAGCAGGGTTACGCGATCTCGCCGAGCACCACGTTAGCTGATGTGTTCGGTGACGAGATCCCCGCGAGCGACAAGCGCAAGCGCGCGATCACCGCGGCGCATCTGATGAGCATGGCCTCCGGCCTCGACTGCGACGATGGCAACTACGAGTCCCCGGGCAACGAGGACGTCATGCAGAGTCAACAGGCGCAGCGCGACTGGATTCGCTACACGCTGGACCTCGACATGGTCCGCGCGCCCGGCGAGAAGGCCATTTACTGCTCGGCGGGGGTCAACCTGGCGAGCACCATGGTCGCGCGCGTGACCGGGCGCTGGCTGCCGGAGTTCTTCGACCAACAGTTCGCCAAACCCCTCGGCATTCGCCACTACCACATCAACCTCATGCCCACGGGCGACATGTACGTGGGCGGTGGCGTCTACATGACCGCGCGCGATCTCGCGAAGTTCGGTCAGCTCTACTTGAACGATGGTGTGTGGAACGGTGAGCGCCTGCTGCCCGAAGGTTGGGTTGGCGAGGCCTTCTCCGCCGTCGCGAGCATCAACGGGCCCGACGACTACGGTTGGAACTGGTGGCGCCAGTCCTTCGAGGTGGATGGTCAGCGCATCGAGGCGCGCTACGCCGCCGGTAACGGGGGGCAGCTCACGTTCGTGTTGCCGCAGCTC